In candidate division KSB1 bacterium, a single genomic region encodes these proteins:
- a CDS encoding M20/M25/M40 family metallo-hydrolase — protein MLSITKEESQYHVNILASDEFAGRGTGTPGQWLAAKYIASEFLKYGLVPVGHEGKYYQKFQVIKPHLKSASFSIKKNTSIIEFSVKSDFIPFNFTGEDRINAAVVFAGYGITAPEYGYDDYKNIDVKGKIVLVLRHEPLENDPKSIFDGTKLTRHAHFKEKAENAKKHGALGILLVTDPNGDHDSMSPQDFWNALCPGKSEKTRWQLEEPKTMLNFPAVWISGEAAESILAETNYSLADLQTSIDKSLKPKSFSMPQLKINIEVRLKKQVQKTQNVVGLLRGADPKLRDEVIVIGAHYDHVGIKNGRIFNGADDNASGTAGLLEIAEAFSEMPIKPRRSILFVAFSAEELGLLGSKFYVENPVKPLDQTVVMINLDMISRNRANEVSVIGSNRSRELHEINIAANDEIGLDLIYNGERYFSRSDQANFAKHKIPVIFYNTEAHPDYHRPTDTAEKIDAEKLARVARLAFLVAWEISNSNTRPTYGRFRASLD, from the coding sequence ATGCTTTCAATCACAAAAGAGGAATCGCAATACCATGTCAACATCCTGGCTTCCGATGAGTTTGCCGGGCGCGGGACCGGAACGCCCGGTCAATGGCTGGCCGCGAAATACATCGCCAGTGAATTTTTAAAGTATGGTCTTGTCCCGGTTGGCCATGAAGGCAAATACTACCAAAAATTTCAAGTCATTAAACCGCATTTAAAAAGTGCTTCATTCTCAATAAAGAAAAACACATCTATAATTGAGTTTTCAGTAAAATCGGATTTTATCCCGTTCAACTTTACCGGAGAAGACAGAATAAATGCTGCGGTCGTTTTTGCCGGCTATGGCATAACAGCGCCGGAGTACGGCTACGACGACTACAAAAACATCGATGTCAAAGGAAAAATCGTTTTAGTGTTAAGACATGAACCCTTGGAAAATGATCCTAAAAGTATTTTCGACGGCACAAAATTAACCCGGCATGCGCACTTCAAGGAAAAAGCTGAAAATGCTAAAAAACATGGTGCGTTAGGAATCCTGCTTGTAACGGACCCAAATGGAGATCACGACAGCATGTCGCCTCAAGATTTTTGGAATGCGCTTTGTCCCGGGAAAAGCGAAAAAACCCGTTGGCAGCTCGAAGAGCCTAAAACAATGTTAAACTTTCCCGCTGTTTGGATAAGCGGCGAGGCTGCAGAAAGCATTTTAGCAGAAACCAATTATTCTTTGGCGGATTTGCAAACCTCAATTGACAAGTCGCTCAAACCAAAAAGCTTTTCAATGCCTCAGCTCAAAATAAATATTGAAGTCAGGTTAAAAAAACAAGTGCAAAAAACACAAAACGTAGTCGGGCTTTTACGGGGCGCGGATCCTAAGCTACGAGATGAAGTAATCGTCATTGGTGCGCACTACGATCACGTTGGTATAAAAAACGGTCGGATTTTCAACGGCGCCGATGACAACGCTTCCGGCACAGCTGGTCTGCTGGAAATTGCAGAAGCTTTCAGCGAAATGCCAATCAAACCGCGGAGGAGTATTCTTTTTGTCGCCTTTTCAGCGGAAGAATTGGGCCTTCTGGGATCAAAATTCTACGTGGAAAATCCGGTTAAACCCCTTGACCAAACTGTGGTAATGATTAACCTGGATATGATTAGCCGCAATCGTGCCAACGAGGTTTCGGTGATTGGCAGCAATCGCAGCCGCGAACTTCATGAAATAAATATTGCCGCAAACGATGAAATCGGTTTGGATCTTATTTATAATGGGGAAAGATACTTCAGTCGAAGTGACCAGGCAAACTTTGCTAAACATAAAATCCCGGTCATTTTTTATAACACAGAGGCGCATCCGGATTACCATCGTCCAACCGACACTGCAGAAAAAATTGATGCGGAAAAATTGGCCAGAGTTGCAAGGCTGGCATTTCTCGTGGCCTGGGAAATT